From a single Apium graveolens cultivar Ventura chromosome 2, ASM990537v1, whole genome shotgun sequence genomic region:
- the LOC141708939 gene encoding protein SODIUM POTASSIUM ROOT DEFECTIVE 1-like — protein sequence MDESSSSSATIRLGSRAIDRYNPIIRDSSRLKKSSQNTPILSSSNEQPGRKSAFGTMQFGRPQRDLDVFAPTLPARVKNSTSRNKHQNFSKSKENNPEIVTGCISFSTKLSNVDDKRKSVAAPETTNENGDDTSKKNVNNRMIKKKSSWSCTNPGEFFSPPGSSRYLLTSTHQKSSVNLPDFDPLLPPPSPLLLPADSKPKLNDTPSAAPPPTRSSQQVVVVLRVSLHCRGCEKKMRKHLSRMEGVTSFDIDFAAKKLTVVGDVTPLAVLASVSKVKNAQLLTLPLSSSTPSATASLETKENVGVV from the exons ATGGATGAAAGCTCCTCTTCCTCTGCCACCATTCGTCTCGGAAGCCGAGCAATAGACAGGTACAATCCCATAATAAGAGACTCATCTAGACTCAAGAAATCAAGTCAAAACACCCCCATTCTCTCCTCTTCTAATGAACAACCAGGACGCAAGAGTGCCTTCGGGACAATGCAGTTTGGGCGACCACAAAGGGACCTGGATGTCTTTGCCCCTACCCTGCCAGCTCGCGTGAAGAATAGTACTAGTCGCAATAAGCACCAAAATTTTTCCAAATCTAAAGAGAACAACCCCGAGATTGTTACTGGCTGTATTTCTTTTTCTACAAAGCTAAGCAACGTTGATGACAAGAGAAAGAGTGTTGCTGCCCCCGAGACAACAAATGAGAACGGTGATGACACGAGTAAGAAGAATGTCAATAATCGGATGATAAAGAAGAAGAGCTCGTGGAGCTGTACTAATCCTGGTGAATTTTTTAGCCCTCCTGGTTCTTCTAGATACTTGCTCACATCAACTCATCAAAAATCTAGTGTTAATTTACCTGATTTTGATCCACTTCTTCCGCCGCCTTCTCCGTTATTGCTTCCTGCTGATTCTAAACCCAAACTCAATGACACACCTTCAGCAGCTCCACCTCCAACTCGCTCTTCTCAACAG GTAGTAGTTGTCTTAAGAGTGTCCCTTCACTGCAGAGGATGCGAGAAAAAAATGAGGAAACATCTCTCTCGAATGGAAG GGGTGACATCATTCGATATAGACTTTGCGGCCAAGAAGTTGACAGTGGTAGGGGATGTGACGCCATTAGCTGTGCTGGCAAGTGTCTCCAAGGTGAAAAATGCACAACTTTTGACACTTCCACTGTCATCTTCCACCCCTTCGGCAACAGCTAGTTTGGAAACTAAGGAAAATGTAGGAGTTGTATGA
- the LOC141704713 gene encoding uncharacterized protein LOC141704713, whose translation MARAYLTKAAKKMKKWADVRRQPMKYHVGDKIMVKLLPQQFKVFRKVHKGLIRKYEGPFEVVGKVENVSYKVQLPPNMKIHPVFHVSMLKPYNEDVEDPLRNGSSRAPPLMTKSFEREVDEVLVDQIIWRRGIPQSTQYLVKWKRLPTSEATWENEQELWQFKR comes from the coding sequence ATGGCGAGAGCATATTTAACCAAGGCGGCAAAAAAGATGAAGAAATGGGCGGATGTTAGGCGACAACCAATGAAGTATCATGTAGGCGACAAAATAATGGTCAAGCTTCTTCCCCAACAATTTAAGGTCTTTCGAAAGGTGCATAAAGGGCTCATTCGCAAGTATGAAGGACCATTTGAGGTAGTTGGTAAAGTAGAAAATGTGTCATATAAGGTGCAACTACCTCCCAACATGAAGATTCATCCGGTCTTTCACGTGAGCATGCTAAAGCCTTATAATGAGGATGTGGAAGACCCCTTAAGGAATGGCTCATCTCGCGCACCTCCATTGATGACAAAGTCATTTGAGCGAGAAGTAGATGAGGTGTTGGTTGATCAAATCATTTGGCGTCGAGGGATACCACAAAGTACTCAATACTTGGTTAAATGGAAGAGACTACCCACAAGTGAGGCTACATGGGAGAATGAACAAGAGTTGTGGCAGTTCAAGAGATAG